The following are encoded together in the Thermomonas brevis genome:
- a CDS encoding sigma-70 family RNA polymerase sigma factor, translating to MGEELELWGRLRESNDRAAHQLLFAKYSAWARAVAGDVFRRVKIAQMDWADYSQNAVIGLLEAMERFDHARGIDFIAYAKPRVRGSVFNGLRMFLAENRQAGAWQGRREDRLDSLNERDGADQLDHFVSLVSGLAIGHFLDVIGESDFVDQMQPVERQIDVDRVGGRLREAIRKLPEKEGQVIGLHYLQHMPFVEIARLLGVTKGRISQLHKSGIARLRSSPLLDGFRGAV from the coding sequence TTGGGGGAAGAGCTGGAGTTATGGGGAAGGTTGCGCGAATCGAACGACCGCGCCGCGCATCAGCTTCTTTTTGCTAAATATTCGGCATGGGCGCGCGCTGTTGCGGGCGATGTGTTCCGTCGCGTGAAGATCGCGCAAATGGATTGGGCGGACTACTCACAGAATGCTGTCATCGGGTTGCTCGAGGCGATGGAGCGCTTTGACCATGCACGCGGCATCGACTTCATCGCATACGCAAAGCCAAGGGTGCGGGGTTCGGTGTTCAATGGGCTGCGTATGTTCCTTGCCGAAAACCGCCAGGCAGGGGCATGGCAGGGGAGGCGGGAAGATCGTCTGGACTCTCTGAATGAGCGGGACGGCGCGGATCAACTCGATCATTTCGTCTCACTGGTTTCGGGGCTGGCCATCGGACACTTCCTCGATGTTATTGGCGAATCCGATTTCGTAGACCAGATGCAACCCGTCGAGCGTCAGATTGACGTGGACAGGGTGGGCGGCCGGTTGCGGGAGGCGATCCGGAAACTTCCCGAAAAGGAAGGGCAGGTGATCGGATTGCATTATCTGCAGCACATGCCGTTCGTCGAGATTGCGAGATTGCTTGGTGTCACAAAGGGCAGAATTTCGCAGCTGCATAAAAGTGGAATAGCCAGATTGAGAAGCTCGCCTTTGTTGGACGGATTTCGGGGCGCTGTATAG
- a CDS encoding Wadjet anti-phage system protein JetA family protein, with translation MVPAGIFGPLASANRRNYWSLLCRLFDEFFGPDAPVPPSHGFPRREITAAIERYLLADDPWEDEDGQAPDAPLNVRASAIHDRFRAAGWLRQERIGAREMVTMPPMVAQLLSTLVEFSEHGPTFVSAKMRSVELQLQQVADGRMDGGILDEAADQARRLLVSLASMSLQVRDLMPELSKAETTAQFARQWFERYVGQLFIGDYAELHRADHPMARRSSILAMAQQLDAGAPREALVAWYREHVTGGDEARAQQRLSRSLGRLRELERIDEYLARLDEDIRQANRRALAFLDYRLRAPDKLDVLLRRACRGVLSAPADALRLLVAPGPLMDETRLRPPQRKPAPIPRSANATEPPTPEQLARLSLLRKMKRARLVNAEDMARYVGRHLHHGAMIDSAQLGIAGIEDLRAYQTLLTLALRGNRIGGLRREDPLGRLLRGFRVELLDAGDTRDNDYLRGPRFRIQRIGTSSSPPL, from the coding sequence GTGGTACCGGCGGGCATCTTCGGCCCGCTGGCCTCGGCCAACCGCCGCAACTACTGGTCGCTGCTGTGCCGGCTGTTCGACGAGTTCTTCGGTCCGGACGCACCGGTGCCGCCCAGCCACGGCTTCCCGCGCCGCGAGATCACCGCCGCGATCGAGCGCTATCTGCTCGCCGACGATCCCTGGGAAGACGAGGACGGCCAGGCCCCGGACGCGCCGCTGAACGTGCGCGCCAGCGCCATCCACGACCGCTTCCGCGCCGCCGGCTGGCTGCGCCAGGAGCGCATCGGCGCGCGCGAGATGGTGACGATGCCGCCGATGGTGGCGCAGCTGCTGTCCACGCTGGTGGAGTTCAGCGAACACGGCCCGACCTTTGTGTCGGCCAAGATGCGCTCGGTGGAATTGCAGTTGCAGCAGGTGGCCGACGGCCGCATGGACGGCGGCATCCTCGACGAAGCCGCCGACCAGGCGCGCCGGCTGCTGGTGTCGCTGGCCTCGATGAGCCTGCAGGTGCGCGACCTGATGCCGGAACTGAGCAAGGCGGAAACCACTGCGCAGTTCGCAAGGCAATGGTTCGAACGCTACGTCGGCCAGCTGTTCATCGGCGACTACGCCGAACTGCATCGCGCCGACCACCCGATGGCGCGGCGCAGTTCGATCCTGGCGATGGCGCAGCAGCTAGATGCCGGTGCGCCGCGCGAGGCGCTGGTGGCGTGGTACCGCGAGCACGTCACCGGCGGCGACGAAGCCCGCGCGCAGCAGCGTCTGTCGCGCAGCCTTGGCCGTCTGCGCGAACTGGAGCGCATCGACGAATACCTCGCCCGGCTCGACGAGGACATCCGCCAGGCCAACCGCCGCGCGCTGGCCTTCCTCGACTACCGCCTGCGCGCGCCCGACAAGCTCGACGTGCTGCTGCGCCGCGCCTGCCGCGGCGTGCTGTCGGCGCCTGCCGACGCGCTGCGCCTGCTGGTCGCGCCCGGTCCGCTGATGGACGAAACCCGCCTGCGTCCGCCGCAGCGCAAGCCCGCGCCGATCCCGCGCAGCGCCAACGCCACCGAACCGCCCACGCCGGAGCAACTAGCGCGGCTGTCGCTGCTGCGCAAGATGAAGCGCGCGCGGCTGGTCAACGCCGAGGACATGGCGCGCTACGTCGGCCGCCATCTGCACCACGGCGCAATGATCGACTCCGCGCAGCTCGGCATTGCTGGCATCGAAGACCTACGCGCCTACCAGACCCTGCTCACACTGGCGCTGCGCGGCAACCGCATCGGCGGCCTGCGCCGCGAAGACCCGCTGGGCCGGCTGCTGCGCGGCTTCCGCGTGGAACTGCTCGACGCCGGCGACACCCGCGACAACGATTACCTGCGCGGCCCGCGCTTCCGCATCCAACGCATCGGCACATCATCCTCTCCGCCCTTGTAG
- a CDS encoding DUF4194 domain-containing protein, translated as MKRSWNTLSQLSNGTYTVQDFERAAYRLATEQVLYAADPRSRVAYHLVEDHLADFVAALEPLGIRVERNPHYRYVVALPSHGEGATVTLDETLALLVLRQRYDEAMRQGLIEDHGEVVVELPELQESWQALTGRAMPDVGTLRALARTLKRWGVCRLVDSESDDPQPFHLRVRPAIVEIVGEQWLQRLDQHNRDEAGDAEAEDDDAAA; from the coding sequence ATGAAACGCAGCTGGAACACCCTCAGCCAACTGTCCAACGGCACCTACACCGTGCAGGACTTCGAGCGCGCCGCCTACCGCCTCGCCACCGAGCAGGTACTGTATGCCGCCGATCCGCGCTCGCGCGTGGCCTACCACTTGGTCGAGGATCACCTCGCCGATTTCGTCGCCGCGCTGGAGCCGCTGGGCATCCGCGTGGAGCGCAACCCGCACTACCGCTACGTGGTGGCGCTGCCGTCGCATGGCGAAGGCGCAACGGTGACGCTGGACGAAACGCTGGCCCTGCTGGTGCTGCGCCAACGCTACGACGAAGCCATGCGCCAAGGCCTGATCGAAGACCACGGCGAAGTGGTGGTGGAACTGCCCGAGTTGCAGGAAAGCTGGCAAGCGCTGACCGGCCGCGCGATGCCCGACGTCGGCACGCTGCGCGCGTTGGCGCGCACGCTCAAACGCTGGGGCGTGTGCCGCTTGGTGGATTCGGAAAGCGACGACCCGCAGCCGTTCCATCTGCGCGTGCGCCCGGCCATCGTCGAAATCGTCGGCGAACAGTGGCTGCAACGGCTGGATCAACACAACCGCGACGAAGCGGGCGACGCCGAAGCGGAGGACGACGATGCAGCAGCTTGA
- a CDS encoding SbcC/MukB-like Walker B domain-containing protein produces the protein MQQLECVHLVQFFLFEAQSLRLDATSAIIAPNGAGKSALLDALQIVLLGGDRSRIRFNAQAGGSHRARTIRDYCLGVFRTGDEGRKRRTATTYISLVFRDTDTGTPLTVGIALGASADEPEHRVHGLYLLPNVALELDEHLERINGKELPLAWNTFREHITRRCKDAGETPQLHPNAERFLRDLLLRLRAGPSASPDLNAYRKAFLNALNLQRVEDVDLFVRTLVAEDRPTDIARFRALLESFRQIKEKIEQVRQRIDAAEGVERQYEKIAAQATRAASARALAAEYARDLYSEQLDQAESAVTDAENALADTRRRLADTRVERDTLREEQTRANARLQGSVGYGEQAQLDELAGRDRDRLAQLKKDLLREVGFVREQYRQLDALALDDLDHDALTAARADWDDWHAELSALAAEDALPWTPEDLFARARQALRAAAPLRERVDRHARALHAAHDKARDALAAARQNQKRLAAGQAELHPDTARLMSYLRDAGIDARPVCDLVRITDTAWQPAIEAYLRSNVEALLIPDKDEERAVKLYRSLSGGRSVYGVKLALSSHARNSRGADEPAAGSVAALLDGLNADALAFLRRQLGELRCVETDAELVRSRQGLTRDGSLARGGSIERLRLPAAGDLRIGASDNRARLRVLHDEIEHAERALREIEPQLRHADDSQRGLARLADADAVAQSLHERVLEHRQVAERYRSAQESRRAVLDPDLLRLSEQVRELNAQLGECETRADALVGQEAVAASNLDRSCGLLDGLRQQEALIARRAVDAFADPDVDPNRVERQREEMDEKYPSLEERARRCDERAKDSDAQLARLLPDAWSGLAQYARDHGIELDFDATAWRPARGLLQRELAQLRDTELVQYEEEARQAYATAVDTFRTGVASTLYDNFSRLKTQIATLNRTLRASPAFSNNERYQFHFDVLPEFRDLHRFIQRAADIGGEDTLFESAGQVPDAFRALVEDKAAAHVANSPLDDYRRFFRFEVQIRQDDRVIGSLSERMRSGSGGEHRAPLYVIAGAALAAAYGKSEAQPGGLGLILLDEFGDKIDAQNARAITGYLRSLGLQLVLAAPDTAQGTLSGVLDSYIELFRDGDLLQAERIEVTEAARALLLSDQFDLHPELLAAETGRIEREQAIA, from the coding sequence ATGCAGCAGCTTGAGTGCGTCCACCTCGTCCAGTTCTTCCTGTTCGAGGCACAGAGCCTGCGGCTGGACGCCACCAGCGCCATCATCGCGCCCAACGGCGCGGGCAAAAGCGCGCTGCTCGACGCCTTGCAGATCGTGCTGCTGGGCGGCGACCGCAGTCGCATTCGCTTCAATGCGCAGGCCGGCGGGAGCCACCGCGCGCGCACCATCCGCGACTACTGCCTCGGCGTGTTCCGCACCGGCGACGAAGGCCGCAAGCGCCGCACCGCGACCACCTACATCTCGCTGGTGTTCCGCGATACCGACACCGGCACGCCGCTGACCGTCGGTATCGCGCTCGGCGCATCGGCAGACGAACCCGAACATCGCGTCCACGGCCTGTACCTGCTGCCGAACGTGGCGCTGGAACTGGACGAGCATCTGGAACGCATCAACGGCAAGGAACTGCCGCTGGCGTGGAACACCTTCCGCGAGCACATCACCCGCCGCTGCAAGGACGCGGGCGAAACGCCGCAGTTGCATCCCAACGCCGAGCGCTTCCTGCGCGACCTGCTGCTGCGCCTGCGTGCCGGCCCCTCGGCCAGCCCCGACCTCAACGCCTACCGCAAGGCCTTCCTCAACGCGCTGAACCTGCAACGCGTCGAGGACGTCGATCTGTTTGTGCGCACGCTGGTGGCCGAAGACCGGCCCACCGACATCGCCCGCTTTCGCGCGCTGCTGGAGAGTTTCCGCCAGATCAAGGAGAAGATCGAACAGGTCAGGCAGCGCATCGACGCCGCCGAAGGCGTGGAGCGCCAATACGAGAAGATCGCCGCGCAGGCCACCCGCGCCGCGTCCGCGCGCGCGCTGGCCGCCGAGTACGCGCGCGATCTCTATAGCGAGCAACTCGATCAGGCCGAGAGCGCCGTCACCGATGCGGAAAACGCGCTGGCCGATACCCGTCGCCGCCTCGCCGACACCCGCGTCGAACGCGACACGTTGCGCGAGGAACAGACGCGCGCGAATGCCCGCTTGCAGGGCAGCGTCGGTTACGGCGAGCAGGCGCAGCTCGACGAACTGGCGGGCCGCGACCGCGACCGCCTCGCGCAGTTGAAGAAAGACCTGCTGCGCGAAGTCGGTTTCGTCCGCGAGCAATACCGCCAGCTCGACGCGCTGGCGCTCGACGATCTCGATCACGATGCGTTGACCGCCGCCCGCGCCGACTGGGACGACTGGCATGCCGAACTGTCGGCGCTTGCCGCCGAAGACGCATTGCCATGGACGCCGGAAGACCTGTTCGCCCGCGCACGCCAAGCCCTGCGCGCCGCCGCACCGCTGCGCGAACGGGTGGATCGCCATGCCCGCGCGCTGCATGCCGCCCATGACAAGGCCCGCGACGCGCTGGCCGCCGCGCGCCAGAACCAGAAGCGTCTCGCCGCCGGCCAAGCCGAACTGCATCCGGACACGGCGCGCCTGATGAGCTACCTGCGCGACGCCGGCATCGACGCGCGCCCGGTTTGCGATCTGGTGCGCATCACGGACACCGCATGGCAACCCGCCATCGAAGCCTATCTGCGCAGCAACGTCGAAGCGCTGCTGATCCCCGACAAGGACGAGGAGCGCGCGGTCAAGCTGTATCGCAGCCTGTCCGGCGGACGCTCGGTGTATGGCGTGAAGCTGGCGCTGTCCAGCCATGCGCGCAACTCGCGTGGTGCGGATGAGCCCGCTGCCGGTAGCGTCGCCGCGCTGCTGGACGGTCTCAACGCCGACGCACTGGCCTTCCTGCGCCGCCAACTCGGCGAACTGCGCTGCGTCGAAACCGACGCCGAATTGGTGCGCAGCCGCCAAGGGTTGACCCGCGACGGTTCGCTTGCGCGCGGCGGCAGCATCGAACGCCTGCGCCTGCCTGCTGCCGGCGATCTGCGCATCGGTGCGTCCGACAACCGCGCGCGCCTGCGCGTGCTGCACGATGAAATCGAACATGCCGAGCGCGCGCTGCGTGAGATCGAGCCGCAGCTGCGTCACGCCGACGACAGCCAGCGCGGACTGGCGCGGCTGGCCGACGCCGACGCGGTGGCGCAATCGCTGCACGAGCGCGTGCTGGAACACCGGCAGGTGGCAGAACGCTACCGCAGCGCGCAGGAAAGCCGCCGCGCCGTGCTCGACCCGGATCTGTTGCGGCTGTCGGAACAGGTGCGCGAACTCAACGCGCAACTGGGTGAATGCGAAACGCGCGCCGACGCACTGGTCGGGCAGGAAGCGGTCGCCGCGTCCAACCTCGACCGCAGCTGCGGCCTGCTCGACGGCCTGCGCCAGCAGGAAGCGCTGATCGCGCGCCGCGCGGTGGACGCCTTCGCCGATCCCGACGTCGATCCCAACCGGGTCGAACGCCAGCGCGAAGAAATGGACGAGAAATACCCGTCGCTGGAAGAACGCGCGCGCCGCTGCGACGAACGCGCCAAGGACAGCGACGCGCAGCTGGCGCGGCTGCTGCCCGACGCTTGGAGCGGACTGGCGCAGTACGCCCGCGATCACGGCATCGAACTGGACTTCGACGCCACCGCCTGGCGGCCCGCGCGCGGCCTGCTGCAACGCGAACTGGCGCAGCTGCGCGACACCGAACTGGTGCAGTACGAAGAAGAAGCGCGGCAGGCCTACGCCACCGCCGTGGACACCTTCCGCACCGGCGTCGCGTCCACGCTGTACGACAATTTCAGCCGCCTCAAGACCCAGATCGCCACGCTCAACCGCACCCTACGCGCCAGCCCCGCGTTCTCCAACAACGAGCGCTACCAGTTCCACTTTGATGTGCTGCCGGAGTTCCGCGACCTGCACCGCTTCATCCAGCGCGCCGCCGACATCGGCGGCGAGGACACGCTGTTCGAAAGCGCAGGGCAGGTGCCGGACGCCTTCCGTGCATTGGTCGAGGACAAGGCCGCCGCGCACGTCGCCAACTCGCCGCTGGACGACTACCGCCGCTTCTTCCGCTTCGAGGTGCAGATCAGGCAGGACGACCGCGTGATTGGCAGCCTCAGCGAGCGCATGCGCTCCGGCTCCGGCGGCGAACACCGCGCGCCGCTGTACGTGATCGCCGGCGCGGCGCTGGCGGCGGCCTACGGCAAGAGCGAGGCGCAGCCGGGCGGGCTGGGGCTGATTCTGCTCGACGAGTTCGGCGACAAGATCGACGCGCAGAACGCGCGCGCCATCACCGGCTATCTGCGCTCGCTGGGCCTGCAACTGGTGCTGGCCGCGCCGGACACCGCGCAAGGCACCCTGTCCGGTGTGCTGGACAGCTACATCGAACTGTTCCGCGACGGCGACCTGCTGCAAGCCGAACGCATCGAAGTCACCGAGGCCGCACGCGCGCTGCTGCTGTCCGACCAATTCGACCTGCACCCGGAACTGCTGGCGGCGGAAACCGGGCGCATCGAGCGCGAGCAGGCCATCGCCTGA
- a CDS encoding LacI family DNA-binding transcriptional regulator — MQDQRSRKKTRITSLDIAHRAGVSQATVSRVLAGSPLVNAETRRRVEQAVRELNYKVDRHASSLRTQRAGTLALLLFEDPTQDDSHINPFFLSMLGSITRACARHGHDLLVSFQQLSDDWHADYEDSMKADGLILLGYGDYLAYESKLARLVEQGTHFVRWGQVEQGQPGISIGCDNLAGGALAGRHLVERGRRRVAFLGDASSRFPEFFARYQGCDAALREAGLAMLPELQVDADSTEQAGVDAANALLARGLPFDAVFAASDLIAIGAMHALKQAGLRIPEDVAVVGFDGTSMACYANPPLTTVVQDTSKAGELLVQTLLQLVREQPAQSVMLQPVLEVRASSGG, encoded by the coding sequence ATGCAGGATCAACGCTCCCGCAAGAAGACCCGGATCACCTCGCTCGACATCGCCCATCGCGCGGGCGTGTCGCAGGCGACGGTGTCGCGCGTGCTGGCCGGCAGTCCGCTGGTGAATGCCGAGACGCGCCGGCGGGTCGAGCAGGCGGTGCGCGAGCTGAACTACAAGGTCGATCGCCACGCCTCCAGCCTGCGCACCCAGCGCGCCGGCACGCTGGCGCTGCTGTTGTTCGAGGATCCGACGCAGGACGATTCGCACATCAACCCGTTCTTCCTGTCGATGCTCGGTTCGATCACCCGCGCCTGCGCCCGCCACGGCCACGACCTGCTGGTGTCGTTCCAGCAGCTCTCGGACGACTGGCACGCCGACTACGAGGACAGCATGAAGGCCGATGGCCTGATCCTGCTCGGCTACGGCGACTACCTCGCCTACGAGAGCAAGCTGGCGCGGCTGGTGGAGCAGGGCACGCATTTCGTGCGTTGGGGGCAGGTGGAGCAGGGCCAGCCGGGGATTTCCATCGGCTGCGACAACCTCGCCGGCGGTGCGCTGGCCGGCCGCCATCTGGTGGAGCGCGGGCGTCGCCGCGTCGCGTTTCTGGGCGATGCCTCATCGCGCTTCCCCGAGTTCTTCGCCCGTTACCAAGGCTGCGACGCGGCGCTGCGCGAAGCGGGGCTGGCGATGCTGCCGGAATTGCAGGTGGACGCCGACAGCACCGAGCAAGCCGGCGTCGATGCCGCCAATGCGTTGCTGGCGCGCGGGCTGCCGTTCGACGCGGTGTTCGCCGCCAGCGACCTGATTGCGATCGGTGCGATGCATGCACTGAAGCAGGCGGGCCTGCGCATTCCCGAGGACGTGGCGGTGGTGGGCTTCGACGGCACCTCCATGGCCTGTTACGCCAACCCGCCGCTGACCACGGTGGTGCAGGACACTTCTAAGGCCGGTGAACTGCTGGTGCAGACGCTGCTGCAACTGGTGCGCGAGCAGCCGGCGCAGAGCGTGATGCTGCAGCCGGTACTGGAAGTGCGGGCGTCCAGCGGCGGGTGA
- a CDS encoding alpha-amylase family glycosyl hydrolase, translating to MRATLALSTLAACLLAACNGTSPPTAKTTPKDYYGTLEPFAANAVYFVMTDRFVNGDPSNDHREQGTFDIPLPPCNGVSGNIGYLGGDFKGLAEHLDYIREMGFSSVWITPIVDNPDEPFTGGTAPTCGGSLADKGKTGYHGYWGMNFYKVDEHLPSADLDFRGLADAMHAKGMKLVLDIVGNHGSPAWGMSSDQPKFGKVYDKDGVLIADHQNLPPQQLDPAHNPLHRFYNTIGPVDGDNYASGNLAQLSDLNEHNPAVLDYLAGAYEQWIEQGADAFRIDTIGWMPDAFWQQFTTRIRAKHPGFFMFGEAFDYDAGRIATHTLPSHGETSVLDFPMKQAMEEAFGRKQAGFERLAPSLHLTGGPYANPYDLATFYDNHDMPRMDASDTGFIDAHNWLFTARGIPVVYYGSEMGFMRGRPEHGGNRNYFGTEGIEAAKASPIRAALSRIAKVRAAAPALQRGLQLDVELAGNRAAFYRVYQHGDTQQIALVLLNKGDAPERFAIDKMLQAGRWTSALDGGVVEVAAGGKLEASVPAHGVQVYLLDAAATEPALVAALDVAMAGARLPR from the coding sequence ATGCGCGCAACCCTGGCCCTGTCCACCCTCGCCGCCTGCCTGCTCGCCGCCTGCAACGGCACCTCGCCGCCGACCGCGAAGACGACGCCGAAGGATTACTACGGCACGCTGGAGCCGTTCGCCGCCAACGCGGTGTACTTCGTGATGACCGACCGCTTCGTCAACGGCGATCCGTCCAACGACCACCGCGAACAGGGCACCTTCGACATTCCGCTGCCGCCCTGCAACGGCGTGAGCGGCAACATCGGCTACCTCGGCGGCGACTTCAAGGGTCTTGCCGAACATCTCGATTACATCCGCGAGATGGGCTTTTCCTCGGTGTGGATCACGCCCATCGTGGACAACCCGGACGAACCCTTCACCGGCGGCACCGCGCCCACCTGCGGCGGCAGCCTCGCCGACAAGGGCAAGACCGGCTACCACGGCTATTGGGGCATGAACTTCTACAAGGTCGATGAACACTTGCCCAGCGCCGATCTGGATTTCCGTGGCTTGGCCGATGCGATGCACGCCAAGGGCATGAAGCTGGTGCTGGACATCGTCGGCAATCACGGCTCGCCCGCATGGGGCATGAGCAGCGATCAGCCCAAGTTCGGCAAGGTGTACGACAAGGACGGCGTGCTAATCGCCGATCACCAGAACCTGCCGCCGCAACAACTCGATCCGGCGCACAACCCGCTGCACCGTTTCTACAACACCATCGGCCCGGTCGATGGCGACAACTACGCCAGCGGCAACCTCGCGCAACTCTCCGACTTGAACGAGCACAACCCGGCGGTGCTGGACTATCTGGCCGGCGCTTACGAACAGTGGATCGAACAGGGCGCGGACGCCTTCCGCATCGACACCATCGGCTGGATGCCGGATGCGTTCTGGCAGCAGTTCACCACCCGCATCCGCGCCAAGCATCCGGGCTTCTTCATGTTCGGCGAAGCCTTCGACTACGACGCAGGCCGCATCGCCACCCACACCCTGCCCAGCCACGGCGAAACCAGCGTGCTGGATTTCCCGATGAAGCAGGCAATGGAGGAAGCGTTCGGCCGCAAGCAGGCCGGCTTCGAGCGGCTCGCCCCGTCGCTGCACCTGACCGGCGGGCCGTATGCGAATCCCTATGACCTCGCCACGTTCTACGACAACCACGACATGCCGCGCATGGACGCCAGCGACACCGGCTTCATCGACGCGCACAACTGGCTGTTCACCGCCCGCGGCATCCCGGTGGTCTATTACGGCTCGGAGATGGGCTTCATGCGCGGCCGCCCGGAGCACGGCGGCAATCGCAACTACTTCGGCACCGAGGGCATTGAAGCGGCCAAGGCCAGCCCGATTCGCGCGGCCTTATCGCGGATCGCCAAGGTGCGCGCGGCGGCGCCGGCGCTGCAGCGCGGGTTGCAGCTCGACGTGGAACTGGCCGGCAATCGCGCGGCGTTCTATCGCGTCTATCAACATGGCGATACGCAGCAAATCGCGCTGGTGTTGTTGAACAAAGGCGATGCGCCCGAGCGATTCGCGATCGACAAGATGCTGCAAGCCGGGCGCTGGACGTCGGCGCTGGATGGCGGAGTGGTCGAGGTCGCGGCGGGCGGCAAGCTGGAGGCGAGCGTGCCGGCGCACGGCGTACAGGTCTATCTGCTCGATGCTGCCGCCACCGAACCGGCGCTCGTAGCCGCGTTGGATGTGGCGATGGCGGGGGCACGGTTGCCGCGCTAG
- a CDS encoding MFS transporter yields the protein MHANGTTVTAQPKPQLSFWQIWNMCFGFLGIQFGFALQNANVSRIFQTLGAGMDDIPVLWVAAPLTGLLVQPLIGYLSDRTWTPLGRRRPYFLAGAVLASLALLAFPNVPALWIAAGMLWVLDASINVAMEPFRAFVGDQLPPVQRPSGYAMQSFFIGVGSVVASLLPYLLEKCGVANTAPDGQIPDTVRYAFYAGGAVLLGAIGWTVLRTREYPPEAIAGWDEAPALARRDGDVALLRALSVTAILAGALLAAVVEGRALDKALYILAGLLAGFGLAFLVRTFLRADNAFTRILDDVRDMPPAMAQLAVVQFFSWFALFAMWIYTTAAVAETHFGSTDPTSAAYNSGANWVGVLFAAYNGFAALAAIAIPWMARRFGLRVSHLFNAVLGGLGLLSMTVIRDPHWLLLSMVGVGFAWASILSLPYAMLSDAVPAAKMGTYMGIFNFFIVIPQLVAASLLGFLLKTLLGGHPINALAIGGVSMIVAGLCVLRVRLPAAKTA from the coding sequence ATGCACGCCAACGGCACCACCGTAACCGCGCAACCGAAGCCGCAGCTCTCGTTCTGGCAGATATGGAACATGTGCTTCGGCTTCCTCGGCATCCAGTTCGGCTTCGCGCTGCAGAACGCCAACGTCAGCCGCATCTTCCAGACGCTGGGCGCGGGCATGGACGACATCCCGGTGTTGTGGGTGGCCGCGCCGCTGACCGGCCTGCTGGTACAGCCGCTGATCGGCTACCTGTCCGACCGCACGTGGACGCCGCTGGGTCGACGCCGCCCCTACTTCCTCGCCGGCGCGGTGCTCGCCTCGCTCGCCCTGCTCGCCTTCCCCAACGTGCCCGCGTTGTGGATCGCCGCCGGCATGCTGTGGGTGCTGGACGCCTCGATCAACGTGGCGATGGAGCCGTTCCGCGCCTTCGTCGGCGACCAGCTGCCGCCGGTGCAGCGGCCCAGCGGCTATGCGATGCAGAGCTTCTTCATCGGCGTCGGCTCGGTGGTCGCCAGCCTGTTGCCGTACCTGCTGGAAAAATGCGGCGTCGCCAACACCGCGCCCGACGGGCAGATCCCCGACACCGTGCGCTACGCCTTCTACGCCGGCGGCGCGGTGCTGCTGGGCGCGATCGGCTGGACGGTGCTGCGCACGCGCGAGTATCCGCCGGAGGCCATCGCCGGTTGGGACGAAGCCCCTGCACTGGCACGCCGCGACGGCGACGTCGCGCTGCTGCGCGCGCTGTCCGTCACGGCCATCCTCGCGGGCGCGCTGCTGGCGGCGGTGGTGGAAGGCCGCGCGCTGGACAAGGCGCTGTACATCCTCGCCGGGCTGTTGGCCGGCTTCGGCCTCGCCTTCCTCGTGCGCACCTTCCTGCGCGCCGACAACGCCTTCACGCGCATCCTCGACGACGTGCGCGACATGCCGCCGGCGATGGCACAGCTGGCGGTGGTGCAATTCTTCTCGTGGTTCGCGCTGTTCGCGATGTGGATCTATACCACGGCGGCGGTGGCGGAGACGCATTTCGGCAGCACCGATCCCACCTCCGCCGCCTACAACTCCGGCGCGAACTGGGTCGGCGTGCTGTTCGCCGCCTACAACGGCTTCGCCGCGCTGGCGGCCATCGCAATCCCGTGGATGGCGCGCCGCTTCGGCCTGCGCGTCAGCCACCTGTTCAACGCCGTGCTGGGCGGGCTGGGGCTGCTGTCGATGACGGTGATCCGCGACCCGCACTGGCTGCTGCTGTCGATGGTGGGCGTGGGCTTCGCCTGGGCGTCGATCCTCTCGCTGCCCTACGCGATGCTGTCCGACGCCGTGCCCGCCGCGAAGATGGGCACCTACATGGGCATCTTCAATTTCTTCATCGTGATTCCGCAGCTGGTCGCCGCCAGCCTGCTGGGCTTCCTGCTGAAAACCCTGCTGGGCGGGCATCCGATCAACGCGCTCGCCATCGGCGGCGTCAGCATGATCGTGGCCGGCCTGTGCGTGCTGCGGGTGCGCCTGCCCGCCGCCAAGACCGCCTGA